CGGCGCACCGAGCGCCGGCGTGTCGGAGGCGCCGGTGTAAGTACCCGGGACCAACTGCTCCCCGTACTCGGCTCCCATGACGACACTCCAGCGATCGCCGTTGGCGCCTTGGACGATGACGGTGACCTTGTTCCCGTCGTTGTCCCAGCCTGCGTACATGGCGTCGGCCGAACTTTCACCGTCGCTGTACGCATACGAGTATCCACCGCCGACGGGGTCCCCGACTTCGCTGACGACATCGAGCGTCCCGGATTCCACTTCGACGGCATTCGCCGGCGAACTCACCAGCAATCCCATGGCCGCCGCCCCGACGACCAGGGATGCCCCGATGGTTCTGGGCAGCCGGGTGAATGCGCCTAACCGCACGCGCAAATTCATCATTCCCCCAAAGGTAGGTTGACGAGCCGGGAATTCCCGACCGAGCACTGCCGCGACCCGTGCCACGCGCAGGCACGCCGACCAGGCGCCTTCGCCCCGTCCTCGCCGTGATCTGCCTGTGTGGCGTGCGGATTTCTAGTCAGGGCCATCACGGCGTGTCAACTGGTCACGCAAAAGGGAAGCTTGCGTACGGAGGTGATCGAAACCGGGATTTTTCGGCGGGGATTTCACCATGGGCGCGGCCTGACCCTGGTCGCGGCGCTCGCGGCGAACCGGGGAACCATTCCCGCCACTGACCGAAGAGGCAAGACAGCATGGGCCCAACTGATCAGCAAGGTTGGGCCAGTTACACGCTGACGACGACACCGATCGGTGGCTCCAGGCTCAGAGCAGGTTCACTTCGGTGTCACGGCTGGTGACTCGTCCATAGGCAGTCAGACAACCCGGAACGGGGAGTGCACCAAAAAATCACGAACCACCACGACACGTTACGGAGAAGGGTTCAATGGCAACTCATTCAGGACCCAGGTAACGGAGTTCTTCACCGATGGGCACGATATGGACACCACCATCGCGAATCTGCCACTCGACTGCACCTTTAACTTCAGACGTTGCAACAAATAGGCCCTGAATGCCGGGGCCATCTACATCCGAGACAGAAAGGCGAGCAATCTCTTTCAATTGATCATACAGCCAAGGAACATCGCCCTCTTGAATATCGCCACCATAAAAGACAAATGACGTCCAGTTAAACGGGCGATCAGGGAATCCCCACCCACCAGAGTAGTGACCGTCAACATTCTTCGAGATCACGCTCTCAATATGAGTCAATTGCTCTCGGTCGCACTCGATCCATCCCCTGATAGACACATACACGGCCACAGCATCATTCCGATCCGCTAAGGAACAATATTGCCCCGGCACCCCAATGGGTACCGGGGCAAACAACCATACAGTACCCCCTACTGGTCCCTGTCCGTGAGGCCTTAAGGCAGGATAATCGGTTCCGTGTCGATTACCGCTGGCAAGCGATAGCGCTGAGAGTATCTCCTGATCGCATCGACCACCCCGGGCCCCGGGGCACCGTCGAACTGGAAGTAAGGAACTCGGCCAGTGGCCCCAGCCATCTTGAAGGTTGCCTGGGCCTGCCGCCGGAACGCCTTCCCGAGTTGAAAATTCGCGGGTTTCGCCTGCGCGACGTACGTATCACTGACGGCGTCGAACTCCCGCCCCGCAGGATCGTTTTCGAATTTGACCCGCGATTCGCCCCGGAGGCGCTCCGCCAAGGCATCTGCTGATGGGTCGGGTTTATTCACCTTTACCAAGGAACCCATACCGGCATTGGCTGAACCGTCTCCGGCAGCCGCCCCGTCTGCCTCCCGAAAGGCCTGCCCCAGCTTGTCCGAACCTGATTGGATCCAAGGCACGCCGGCGGCGACGAGGCCCGCGCCGACTGCCATTGATGGTGCGCCCACAGGGCACAGGACCCCGGTCCCGCATTCGACGGCTCCGGAGCCGACGAGGACAAGCCCTGCGCCTCCGCTGAAGGCACCCCCGATCGTCTCAATAAGCCCCGACCAGAAGTCTCCGTTCGACAACAAGCTGCCGAGATAGTTGCCAGCGTTGGTGTTCGAATCTCCGGGGCCAGTGATCGGCCTGCAGATCTCGGCTGGGCCCGTGCCAGAGCATGAGTAGTAGGGGCCACTGCTCGTATTCGAGGTGCCGCAGTTGCTGTTGCAGGGATGATCCGGAGCCGGTTTGGAATCGTCGACGGCTTCGTTGGGTCGCCCATTGCCTGGTTGTCCGTCCGGGCGTGTCGGACAGCCTTCCTGGGAACCGCCGGCTCCTCCGCACGCGAGCCCCATACCGGTGGGGTCGGAGTAGGTGAGGGGGTTTTGGGCGGCGTAGCTGTAGCCATTGAGGGTTTGGTGCTTGTCGACTTCCAGCAGCGGGTCGACGCTGATGAACTGACCGATTCCGGGGTCGTATTCGCGGGCTCCGATGTGGGTCAGTCCTGTTGCTTCGTCGGCGGGCTTGCCCAGGAAGGCTTTGTCGTCGGGCCAGTTGGTGGCCTTCGGGCCGCGTGAGGCGCCGAACGGTGTCGTGTAGCGCTTCGTGACCGCGTACGTCGTGGCGTCCAGGGCGATGCTGGAAGTGCCGTGGTGGTCGGCGGCCAGGAAGTTCAGCTTGGTGCCCGAGGTGCCCGACACGGCGGTGCGGACGGCCATGGTCTGGCCCGCGGCCGTGTAGTAGCGAGTGCCGGACAGGGTCTTGGCGGTGCCCCTGACCGTCAGACGGACTTCCGTACCGCCGAGGTACAGGACCGTGTCGCCGTCGCCCTTCGCGCGGCGGATGAGGAGTTCACCCCCGGCGTCATAGAGATAGCCCGCCTCCTTCGCACCCTCGGTGGTTGCGGCGAGCTTGCCCTCGCTGTTCCAGTTCAGGGTCTGCTGAGCCGCCGTACCCGGGCGCCCGGTGGTGTTGCCGGTCGGGTCGTATGTGTACGTTCCCGCCGTGGCGCCGGTGGTCCTGGCCAGCGGGTGCGGCTGCCCCGCGGTTGTGCCGTACTCGTACGTCGTGGTGCTGTCGCCTGAGCCTGCGTGCTGGGTCTCGGTCTTGCGCTGTCCCGCGTTGTTGTACGTGTACGAGGTCCAGTACGGGGCCTGGCCGTCGATGTTCCCCACGGTGCGGCCCGAGGCCCCGCAGTCCGCCGTCTTCGGGGTCCAGGACTCCGTCAGGCGCCGGTACCCGTCGTAGGTGAAGCACTGGTAGTCGGCCTTGGTCGTGCCGCCCTGGGTCGTGCCGTCGAAGACCGACGTCACGTTGCCCGCGTCGTTCTGGGTGAAGTTCAGGTCCTGCGGCATGTAGGCGTGGACGTCGTCGGTGACGTACGCGCGGGTCAGGCGACGGAAGCCGGGCTCGTACGTGTAGTTGACGTACGCCTTCTTCGCCGAGCTGGTCGGGTCGGTGCCCAGG
This genomic interval from Streptomyces dengpaensis contains the following:
- a CDS encoding restriction endonuclease fold toxin encodes the protein MAVGAGLVAAGVPWIQSGSDKLGQAFREADGAAAGDGSANAGMGSLVKVNKPDPSADALAERLRGESRVKFENDPAGREFDAVSDTYVAQAKPANFQLGKAFRRQAQATFKMAGATGRVPYFQFDGAPGPGVVDAIRRYSQRYRLPAVIDTEPIILP